Genomic DNA from Misgurnus anguillicaudatus chromosome 18, ASM2758022v2, whole genome shotgun sequence:
ttgttagtcatacaTATTACATGTCAGTAAAAGGTAACAATGGGTAATATGGATATTAACATAATTGAAAggcgactgcactgccccgtgtcactgtttagaATCACATTTTCTCACAATTTACAAGTAATTGAAAACATTAGAGATATTGTAAGTAATCAGCTgatcaaaatatataacactttgtgatatatatatatatatatatatatatatatatatatatatatatatatatatatttatttatttatttatttatttatttatataacatgtccagtcaaagcacaagcttcataacattaagcAACTTTAAGTCTTTTGCTTTCATTTTAGCGATTAACATTAGCTGTGTCATGTAGTCCTCTCACCTGTATGATAACCCATTGAACTTGTGACGACAACTGTATTTTCGTTTTACAAAAAGTGAATCCGAAAATCATGGTATCCTTTTTAACAATAGTGCCTCGACTCGAGGTGTGTTCGGCTTCATAGCGTTGCGCAGATTGGCCTGTTGCCGTGGTGCGGCTTCACAGTGTTGTGTGGATCGTCCGTTTGCCACGGCACAGGTTTGCGGACTTATCTGTTTGTCAAATCATATGTTaaattactgatgtcatacgccggtcTACACAGCTCAATGCGACGGCAAACACACACCCAGTTTTTACTACCACAGGCGCTAGTAacactaaccagacatccaaatgcgccataaccacagaaaataaataaataaatccacGAGCGAGCTACCTGCAATTAAGACACAAGCTACCAGTAGCTTGCGAGCGacgtgttggagacccctgtaTTATATATTGGCGCTACAGCGTTTGTGATTTGTAGGCCTATCTAAATATAGTTGTAAATTATGGTAGTAAGGCGGGTAGGGTAAAAATTTTGTGAGGTGAAAGCACACAAATGTCCAATCGCTaccactttgtttatgtaaatgagaaaaatgtcatatcactccctggttaaatacggcataccaCAGGgttcagttttaggtcctatcctattcttgttatatacgttacctctaggagacattatcaggaaacaagCTTCAGATAGTTCAAAACGCtgctgcaagagtgcttactcgatttAAAAGTATGACCAAttttggcatctttacactggctacaagttaaatatcgcatacaatttaaaatattactaatcatctacaaagccttaaatggcctagcccCCATGTATCTCAACCCTCAAGAGATCCTTAAAAAAACTTACGTAAGTGTTCCTAAGGACAAAAAATGTcaccttcccaaaaactgctccaaaaatatcatacatcttttttttcattttaaacgatTCAACcttttagaactacttctgcctgaaacatacacattaaatattaattacatttgtggaaattttaaccctttatatgccaatttttgtacatttacccttgtttttttaacagaaaactaaacttaatagtttctaaaaaacacatttgaactaCCAAGTGATTATCAGTGTTGAGAACGTTACTTTAAAGAAGTAATTACTTCTCAcaaatagtaactgagttagtaactgcgttacattattataaaagtaattaattaccagGAAAAGTTATTActgcgttacttaaaaaaattctaatatttcaaataacttgaatgccccttacaaaattaaatatgttaaatgacTAAAATGGATACTAAAGAGAAATTACTAATTTTGTGGCAGCATGTGGCGTGATgtgaggtgctttattagatcagaattacttgcCACAGACATGGAGAGACTTTTTCTTCATGGAcataagttgcacattacacaaacattcttgcctttcacctcaacaatggaaaagtagtgctttatactttgtgtttgcgaccGCTACCTTTGAGCTTGTTGTACTTGCCATCGCCCTGTCGCCAGTGCTTTGAGATGGGGCACAGCAGCAGCAccgctgctcgttgagaagagaAAACGATGCGTATATTCATGTCAGTCTACAAAAGTCTCCAACCACACCAGAAAAGATAgctagacacttttgatattcagGGATAATTAGttggccagaattttgtgatcgcattgtacgtgatggattgtattctgatagtaattttttaagtgtcttgctcagtGACACAATGCTGTGTCACACTGGATTCGAACCCGAGTCTCCCAcatcttagcggagtttaccggaagctacgtgcagcttgtttatgttattactgctgaaacggtctatacgtTAAATTATTACTACGATCGCCTgtacggtttattcttagccgctgtattctacttcttatattatctatcgaTTATTATGTGTTTTCCCCTCCacctattcatgtaaagctgctttgaaacaattaacaattgtgaaaagtgctatataaataaattgaattgaatagttTGCATGTCTTTTGTGGCACTGTACAAATTAAAGGCCATCTGTAAAAGTTAAAAGTTACTTgataaaattaacaaaataatctacaaaataatttatgtaatataataaaataaatgtaagagctgtccaaactgaaaacaacctgcactgacatatcttaaaatacatcagtgccctttgttttgcctcaaaatgcatgccagtaaagtttttggaaaggcatgtttgtaaaaactatttatatttcctaattaaactaaggcctagtgctGTCTTAAGATAACCCCTGTCCGGTATATGTTATATAgatgtatttatttgtaaatgaatgtaaaaagaataacaaaatatttattgtttgtaGTTCGCATGCTTCATTTTTCTCAATCTCTCTTTTAGTAAGGCTATGGTTTGACcctaagggtgtcacgatttcgtcACAACCTCAAACTTcgaaataaaatatttgacgacacttgaccattcgtcaatttGTGACGCatagggtatacctttcgcgtcattttttgacgaactggggacttcaatactattacgtccgttgcattctcttccccttttttcttaccattttcgcgtcggtttagggttagatttacataatgacatccctacccaaacctaactctaaccccaacgccaggtgacaactgtttctaaccccaacgccaggtgacaactgtttaatttcgcgtacactgtttaatttcgcatacactgtttaattttgcataatctaaccctaaaccgacgcgaaaatggtaagaaaataggagaagagaatgcaacggacgtaatagtattgaagtccccagttcgtcaaaaaatggtcgaatggtcaagtgtcgtcaaatattgacgacatggggtgagactgtgttattttttgtctatcaaaaaaaaaaaacgagaatcgaatcgaatcgtgactttagaatcgaaaatgtaatcgaatcgaggatttggagaatcgtgacacccctatttGACCCTGAGATTAGCTGTGTGCACTAGCTAATAAAACTTATCTtttcatttaaagcaaaattatataaaataatataagtaCTATAtgttcatacacacacacacacaaaagaaaaaatgatacatttatttcTTATTTGACGTAATATCAATGCATACATAAAAGAAATGACTGACAGTtgcaaaaatgtgtttatttctgAAGGGTCCTGAAAAAGGGTCCTACGACAGCATCCATATGAATGGGTTTAACTTAACATTGTCAAATGTGATTGTCATGAAACAAAATGTCATCAGGAAACTAACAAATCACTGGATTGCTTAAAATAATGAGCAGCATCAAAtatgattttctttttataatttgATGTCAAAGTTACAGTGGGCTTAAAAGTACACTTACCCTGTTATtgaattatgactttattcataTATGATTAAACAGTTTTCAGTTCCTCTGAATACTTTTGTATTAAACTTCAACTTGGGTTTAAATGTCTCAAATCACAAAACATACAGACTATTGAGGACAGAACATTAAAAGAcaagttaaaaacatttgtaatatatatCTCAGATTTAAAACTGTTTGGCACTTTTTGCTCAATGTgttgtttaaattattttgattatttattcaGTCACTGGttattatttatctttaaaAACTGTATTCATTCAAATGTCAGAGTATTTGAATGATTGAATCCACAGATATAAGTGAATATGAGACTCTTAAATGCCTTCTGGAAGCAAGGATAGAAAAATCCATAGATCAAAGGTATTACAAGTTGATTTAAAATATGCAAACCAACCTAGAGCCTCAAAAACATCAGCTGGGGTCACAAAATTAAAGAAAGGATTAAAAGTAGCAGCAATAGAAAAAGGCAGCCAGCAGAGAAAGAAAACGCCCATAACAAGAGCCAGAGTTTTAGCtgcttttctttctctgtgtgtAGAGCCTTTACTATTAACACCTGTGGTGGTCACAGACACTTTCTCTGACAAAACCTTTGCATGTTTTTGCACAACACTGAATATGATGATATACAGAGAGCTCATTATAGTTCCTGGaataataaatgacaaaataaagcTAATTAGTCCCCATTCTTTGTTAATAAACACAGCACAGGCACCAAAACAAGACATCTGTAATATAAGAGTTTCCATACCAACAGCAGTCACCCCTGAAAACACAATGCTAAAGTTGTACACAAATGAAAAGATCCATGTAAGGGTGATTAATACAGTCACAGTGTTGTTTGTGATCCTCATTTTGTACCTCAGAGGGTCACAAATGGCCCAGTATCTATCAATAGATATTAAACTAAGATGTATTAAAGAAGACAAACAGAAGGTCATGTTCAAGCTAGAATGAATTTTACAAATAACATCTCCCAAAAACCAGCAGCCCTCGACAGATCGCATCATACTGTAGGGCATCACCAGTAAACCCAACAGACAGTCACATACAGCCAATGACTGAACGAGCAGATGAGTTGGAGACTGAAGCTGTTTGAAGTGAGAGATGGAGATGATGATCAGCAGATTCCCAAAAACAGTCATGAGGATCATGAGTGAAATGAAAGCGTACATTGTCACTTTAACCCCGGTGAGACGATGAGTTCTAGGACAAGAGTCTGGATGTGAAGGATAACACAGGAGAATATTCTCAGTCTCATTGAAAGACATTGCGTCTGCACGAAAATCTGACAGGACTTCCTTTGTAATTGTTAACAGGTAGACAATTATTACCCAAAGTTTAAACAGAATCATTTTAGAAATTACAACTCTAAAGAAACATAAATACAGTACATGCCCACTCAATCTAACTCATCAAataaatttgatatactgtaGCTGAGATGTGTTCATTTATACACATCAGGTCAGGTCTAAACCCCTCCCCAGCTGTATACGTAACTAACTGATACACAAACATTGTGACCCATGAGATTAGAATAATTTGATGTTATCTGATATTATCTGTGACTTGATCTGATAGCAATAACAGACGATATTTTGTATCCTTCAAAATGAGGTTTCTGAAAGTCTTATATTATCCTGGCTCCTCCTTGCTATGTGTTAAAGGGAAagatcactttaaaatgaaaattctgtcatcatttactcacccttatattgttacaaacctgtatacatttctttgttctgatgaacacaaaagaagatatttttagaaatgtttgtaaccaaacagtttgcggaccccatttacttccatagtattcatttgtattactatggaagtgaatagggTCCACGAAtggcttggttacaaacatttctctaaatatcttcttttgtgttcatcagaacaaaaaaatgtatacatgtttgtaacaagggtgagtaaattatggcagaattttcatttttgggtgaactgtcccaaaagtttaataagaataatgttaataatGTAGGTTaatatattaatgttttaatagaaacaaaagatttaaGGGAAAtgtctattatttatttactaaaatctttaataaaaagtttagGTGTTTATCATAGATATTGACATGGTTTATTAAAGATTAAGTTAAAATGCAAGATTTATCTCTTATTTGAAAATGTATTCATTATTTAATCCTCTGCACCCCATCACCTGTTCACAATTATCCGGACTTTGTAAatattaggtgtgttcgacatcggctgtggctggatgtaactGATCTGCGAGATTAGCcgtgcaggcggggaggagctgaaaacggagacgtgaagtcagACACGCTGTGGTTCCAgtagtttgctgcatttacATAAGGCATGGCTGGTCACGTGGcgtttgcttgctttatcgcagtaaacatgatttgttagacgtaaacaacataaaaagtgaattatactgttttgaatgtccgtgtatgtgtcatggttctgccagcTTATCCTgtgtttaatctagtcttgtggcagaatcatgacatgcccatgttctgtgtgggatcACGTGGTCTGAGTATTGGTTTTACTAgaccacatgttcccggtgtcttgtcacttttacctcgTTCCCTTGTCACCCTCATTGTTTAATCCATGTCATCTGTTGTCTTCATTAGTTCTCCCCTATTTTAGATCCTTGTGTTTGTTAGTCTGTGCCTGTTCATTGTTGTGTTATGTGTGATTCCATAACACAACAAACAAGTCTTTTTAGTCTAGTTTtccagtgtttttgtgttttatctAGTTATTGTTTCATCGTTACCCAGTGTGgcgtgttttttttgtgtgttttctgttATAATAAATCCCTATTTTTGATATCCCCGTGTCTTGCATTTGGGTTCTGTTAAACGAACGTGAcagtatgagcatgagtggaacagAAGAGGCATACATCAtgtttatacaaaaataaagttcagcataagcatatattatttaaataccaatgtagtggggtctaagttttttatccattttattttgatgaagatgacacaatataacatcgcgaccacatgaaaagagctttaactgttatgaaaatacagatttgtgagcattcgtggaactgagggcgtgaaaaaAACACGAAACACACtgatgtggtgaatccgaccaatcgtgaaacagctgtgtcgtcattacaacCTGTGCAGCTCCTCTTCAGGAACTGCGCTGGCTGACTCAGGCGGCCGATCTCGAATCGCTCTAGCGGTATGTTAAAGCCATTTGACAAAGTCACGTGCCTTCAGCGCCAGCTAaagtcggacaaaattactaaccggaatgcactgcttcaagtcagccgccgatcggtctgcgcagccccgcatgaagtcgaacacacctatacACTCCATTGTCTTTGTCATTGGTTGGATTGCCTCTGTATAAGGTTTGTGTATGCCATGACTCTGTTACATGTTCTTGTGTTTAACCTGCTAAAGATGATTAAAACTACACCATTGTACTCCTCATCTCTCATGTATGGTACAAACTTGACAGAAGAACCATAAAACAGTAAGCAGTGTCCGTTGATAGTGTTTTTTGTAAGTCTTCATGTTTGTTTTTCCCTGTCCCCTGCACACCACGGACCTCCCCGCTGTTCGCTTAATGTGCCTTGAGAACATTCATTTAAGGAACACTTATGTGAATGTTAAATCATCACCACTCACCACCTTCCCGAGAAACTGCCTCTGCACCTTTATGCATTTTTGCCTCAACACCACCACACAAGAACAGTTGTCCGGGGAGGGTCCTCGATGGAGCTTTGCCGCATTTGTTGAGTGGGTGCTGGTTTTATGCAGATCTGCCTTCACCATTGAGTACGTTCCAAGCCCCACTCCCAACCCAGAACCCAGTCAGCCATCACCCCCAGCACGGAGCGTGATCTGCTGCACAACGTAGATGAAGAGCCTTAGCCTACAGCAACACTGGAGCCAGTGTTTAGCATGACTGAGCATGTCTTCGCCCCAGAGTCAGACCCGTACTGAAAGTCTGACCAGGTGTATGAGCTGTTAAAGCAGTGCTTTGCCGTGGGCATCCTCCTAAAGATCGAGGGGGGTATGGACTTTGCCTATACTCCCGCCCCTGAAACTGATCTTAATTGGgtatttgtatatttaagttATATAAATGGAGTTGTCTGCTACCTCCGCACTCCCTCGTCTCTGCTGCTCCCACCCAACTCTCCTTCATCTCCACTGGTCCTGCCCAGCTTTCCTTCATCTCTGCTGGTCCTGTCCAGCTCTCCTTCATCACCGCTGGTTTCACTCAGCTCACCTTCATCAACTGAGGCATCTCCAGTCTCTGAAATGATCCCACACCGCCTCCCACACACTCCTCTTCTTTCTATGCCAGCCTGTCTTGCTATACTGGGTCTGCTATCTGAAGACACATCAGCTTATCCTCAAACAAGCCAAAATCAGTGGGTCGGATAAGCTTCGGGATCTCCAGCTGTCAGCTACCTCATGAATGGTGTTCCCCATGCCCCCGCCTCCAGTCTCAGAGACCCAGACTCCACCTCAGCCATTCAACCAATCAGCTCCACCTTGGCTCCACAGTGGCCTGTCACCTCATTATCTCCACCACACTTTCTTGTC
This window encodes:
- the LOC129429996 gene encoding trace amine-associated receptor 3-like — its product is MSFNETENILLCYPSHPDSCPRTHRLTGVKVTMYAFISLMILMTVFGNLLIIISISHFKQLQSPTHLLVQSLAVCDCLLGLLVMPYSMMRSVEGCWFLGDVICKIHSSLNMTFCLSSLIHLSLISIDRYWAICDPLRYKMRITNNTVTVLITLTWIFSFVYNFSIVFSGVTAVGMETLILQMSCFGACAVFINKEWGLISFILSFIIPGTIMSSLYIIIFSVVQKHAKVLSEKVSVTTTGVNSKGSTHRERKAAKTLALVMGVFFLCWLPFSIAATFNPFFNFVTPADVFEALGWFAYFKSTCNTFDLWIFLSLLPEGI